Proteins encoded within one genomic window of Actinomycetota bacterium:
- the rny gene encoding ribonuclease Y produces VSVVPLPSDEMKGRIIGREGRNIRALDNISGIDVIIDDTPEAVVLSGFDGVNREIARLTLTKLLSDGRIHPARIEDTYKQAKAEVEKAILEAGEQATLEANIHGVPENLVKLLGRLKYRTSYGQNVLAHSLEVSHLAGIMAAELGANVKIVKRAGLLHDIGKAVDHQIEGTHADIGANLAKKNRESQAITHAIEAHDSDVEPQTVEAVLVQAADAVSAARPGARRDSLESYIKRLESLENIAVSKKGVEKCYVMQAGREIRVMVKPGEIDDSEAALLSREIAKEIEKQLDYPGQIKVTVIRESRATEYAK; encoded by the coding sequence AGTGTCGGTAGTCCCTCTACCTTCAGATGAGATGAAGGGCAGGATAATCGGTCGCGAAGGCCGCAACATCCGCGCCCTGGACAACATAAGCGGAATCGATGTCATCATCGATGATACTCCCGAAGCTGTAGTGCTCAGCGGATTCGATGGCGTCAACCGCGAGATTGCCCGCCTGACCCTGACCAAGCTGCTGTCTGACGGCCGTATCCATCCAGCCCGCATCGAGGATACATACAAGCAGGCAAAGGCGGAAGTCGAGAAGGCCATCCTCGAAGCCGGCGAACAGGCCACCCTGGAAGCCAACATCCATGGGGTCCCGGAGAACCTGGTCAAGCTGCTCGGCCGTCTCAAATACCGCACAAGCTACGGTCAGAACGTTCTGGCGCATTCGCTCGAGGTCAGCCATCTCGCCGGCATCATGGCCGCCGAACTGGGCGCCAATGTCAAAATAGTCAAGCGCGCCGGACTGCTTCACGACATAGGCAAGGCTGTCGACCACCAGATCGAGGGAACGCACGCCGACATCGGCGCCAATCTGGCCAAGAAGAACCGCGAATCGCAGGCGATCACGCATGCGATCGAGGCCCATGACTCCGATGTCGAGCCGCAGACCGTCGAGGCGGTCCTGGTGCAGGCTGCGGACGCAGTCAGTGCCGCCCGACCTGGCGCCCGCCGCGACAGCCTGGAAAGCTACATCAAGCGCCTGGAATCCCTGGAGAATATCGCCGTCAGCAAGAAGGGCGTCGAGAAGTGCTATGTCATGCAGGCAGGCCGCGAGATCCGGGTCATGGTCAAGCCGGGCGAGATCGACGATTCTGAGGCAGCCTTGCTGTCCCGCGAGATCGCCAAGGAGATCGAGAAGCAGCTGGATTATCCTGGGCAGATCAAGGTGACGGTGATCCGGGAAAGCCGGGCTACGGAATACGCCAAGTAG
- the miaB gene encoding tRNA (N6-isopentenyl adenosine(37)-C2)-methylthiotransferase MiaB has product MNEHDSERIRGVLEEDGWQPVDDPESADLLLFNTCSVRESAENRLLGRLGEARRLKNERPDRLIALAGCFAQSRQSEIFDQLPFLDIAFGPRNIGELPELIDAVSTSTGSRAYSFDDNPSLSGALPSRRLDRHRAWVQVMTGCTNFCSYCVVPSVRGPERSRKELNIIDEVKALVDDGVVEVTLLGQNVNSYGLDLEGGMAGDRRFASLLAELDAIEGLQRVRFTTSHPKDLSPALVEAIRDVPVVCEHIHLPVQSGSNRVLERMNRGYTREHYLKLIDSLYTAVPEIAITTDIIIGFPGEKEEDFYRTMTLAGECRFDGAFTFLYSARTGTEAAALTGLIPPGTMKRRMGELVGLIQQTALAKNESLVGTTAEVLVEGASRHGGGQWRGRTRTNKIINFSAAETGEPPAAGLLTPVQIDSATSTTLRGRQD; this is encoded by the coding sequence ATGAATGAGCACGACTCGGAGCGCATCCGGGGGGTCCTCGAGGAGGATGGGTGGCAGCCTGTAGACGATCCCGAGTCAGCCGATCTGCTTCTGTTCAATACCTGCTCTGTCCGTGAGAGCGCGGAAAACCGTTTGCTGGGACGGTTGGGGGAGGCCCGCCGCCTGAAGAATGAGCGCCCCGACCGCCTGATCGCTCTCGCTGGCTGTTTTGCCCAGAGCCGCCAGTCGGAGATCTTCGACCAGCTGCCCTTTCTGGATATCGCCTTCGGCCCCCGCAATATAGGCGAGCTGCCAGAGCTCATCGACGCGGTTTCCACGAGTACGGGCAGCCGCGCATATTCCTTCGACGACAATCCATCTCTCAGCGGCGCTCTGCCTTCCCGGCGTCTGGACCGGCATCGCGCCTGGGTACAGGTAATGACCGGCTGCACCAATTTCTGCAGCTACTGTGTTGTGCCCAGCGTCAGGGGGCCTGAACGCAGCCGCAAGGAGCTAAATATCATAGACGAGGTCAAAGCGCTCGTCGATGACGGAGTAGTCGAAGTCACTCTCCTCGGCCAGAACGTCAACTCCTACGGACTCGACCTCGAGGGTGGGATGGCAGGGGACAGGCGATTCGCCTCGTTGCTGGCAGAGCTCGATGCCATCGAGGGTCTTCAGCGTGTGCGCTTCACTACCTCACATCCCAAAGACCTCAGCCCCGCGCTTGTGGAAGCCATACGGGATGTCCCTGTTGTCTGCGAGCATATTCACCTGCCGGTCCAGTCCGGTTCGAACCGGGTTCTCGAGCGCATGAATCGGGGTTATACCCGCGAACACTACCTGAAGCTGATTGATTCCCTTTATACGGCGGTTCCGGAGATCGCGATCACAACAGACATCATCATCGGTTTTCCGGGCGAGAAAGAGGAAGATTTCTATCGTACGATGACCCTGGCTGGAGAATGCCGTTTTGATGGCGCCTTCACTTTCCTCTACTCGGCGCGTACGGGCACGGAAGCGGCGGCGCTCACGGGGCTTATCCCTCCGGGGACCATGAAGCGTCGGATGGGCGAGCTGGTCGGACTGATCCAGCAGACGGCGCTGGCGAAGAACGAGTCACTAGTCGGCACGACAGCGGAAGTCCTGGTTGAGGGAGCCAGCCGCCATGGCGGCGGCCAGTGGCGTGGTCGCACCCGCACGAACAAGATCATCAACTTTTCAGCAGCCGAAACTGGCGAACCACCTGCGGCAGGCCTGTTGACCCCGGTTCAGATAGACTCCGCCACCTCCACGACCCTTCGGGGCCGCCAAGATTGA
- the amrB gene encoding AmmeMemoRadiSam system protein B, giving the protein MTPVREAAVAGQFYPGTRPGLEHAVKEMIGPGPRQKALGVMVPHAGYMYSGGVAGEVYGAVEMPRSFVIIGPNHSGLGPMASIMSSGVWRLPGGDAVIDEELANAVLSNSNSLEADDRAHIFEHSIEVQLPFMQYLVGEVSFVPISMMAHNLQTCRDIGSAIARAVKASSDPVLIVASSDMTHYESQALAHDKDQLAIEKLLALDPEGLLETVLTNHISMCGVAPATTMLFACKELGAREARLVRYQTSGDVTGDYSQVVGYAGVLVS; this is encoded by the coding sequence ATGACACCAGTCAGGGAAGCTGCTGTTGCAGGCCAGTTTTATCCGGGCACCCGCCCCGGTTTGGAACACGCGGTCAAGGAGATGATCGGGCCTGGCCCGAGGCAGAAGGCGCTGGGGGTCATGGTACCGCACGCAGGTTATATGTATTCCGGCGGTGTCGCCGGCGAGGTCTACGGCGCAGTCGAGATGCCACGGTCGTTCGTCATAATCGGGCCTAACCATTCCGGACTTGGTCCGATGGCCTCGATAATGTCATCGGGAGTGTGGCGGCTGCCGGGAGGCGACGCAGTCATCGACGAGGAACTCGCAAACGCGGTGCTCAGTAACAGCAACAGCCTCGAGGCCGATGACCGGGCTCACATATTCGAGCATTCGATTGAAGTCCAGTTACCCTTCATGCAATATCTCGTAGGCGAGGTCAGCTTCGTGCCGATCTCGATGATGGCCCACAATCTCCAGACCTGCCGCGATATCGGCAGCGCCATCGCCAGGGCTGTCAAGGCGAGCAGTGATCCCGTCCTGATCGTTGCCAGTTCGGACATGACCCATTATGAGAGCCAGGCGCTTGCCCATGATAAGGATCAGCTTGCGATCGAAAAGCTGCTGGCGCTTGATCCGGAGGGCCTGCTTGAGACTGTCCTGACAAACCACATCTCCATGTGTGGCGTGGCGCCGGCGACCACCATGCTGTTCGCCTGTAAGGAACTGGGCGCCCGCGAAGCGCGTCTGGTCAGGTATCAGACCTCGGGGGACGTCACCGGTGATTACAGCCAGGTGGTGGGATATGCTGGCGTTCTGGTCAGCTGA
- the amrA gene encoding AmmeMemoRadiSam system protein A → MTSDPQTNPAIFSREVIQAALEYRTLPDPPDEEFYRRKSACFVSIKKDGDLRGCIGTLEPAEADLGQEIIRNAQSAAFGDPRFPAVVADEFDHLRFSVDVLSVPEDVPGPEHLDCSRYGVIVSCEYRRGVLLPDLEGVESVEHQLGIACQKAGISPAEEFAIQRFTVSRYNEDWQPGDEPGGGSCGI, encoded by the coding sequence ATGACTTCGGATCCTCAGACAAATCCGGCCATCTTCTCCAGGGAGGTCATTCAGGCGGCTCTGGAATACAGGACGCTGCCTGATCCTCCGGACGAGGAATTCTACCGCCGTAAATCAGCATGTTTCGTCAGCATAAAAAAGGACGGCGACCTGCGCGGGTGCATCGGCACGCTGGAACCTGCCGAGGCTGACCTGGGGCAGGAGATCATCCGCAACGCTCAGTCGGCCGCATTTGGCGATCCACGGTTTCCCGCTGTGGTAGCCGACGAGTTCGATCACCTGCGATTCAGCGTCGACGTGCTCAGCGTTCCGGAGGATGTGCCCGGTCCTGAGCATCTGGACTGTAGCCGTTATGGCGTGATAGTCAGTTGCGAATATCGCCGAGGTGTCCTCCTTCCGGATCTGGAGGGCGTGGAGAGCGTGGAGCATCAGCTGGGGATAGCCTGCCAGAAAGCCGGCATCAGCCCTGCTGAAGAATTCGCCATCCAGAGATTCACTGTTTCCAGGTATAACGAGGATTGGCAGCCGGGAGATGAACCCGGCGGGGGCAGTTGCGGCATCTGA
- a CDS encoding right-handed parallel beta-helix repeat-containing protein, with the protein MPHRRQHLAIHLAFISFVALWLVCMFAAPAQAANNPLYVISDVAGGDCSFIGSWNFTTKTCTVTQEITVDTGYDAGIVIASPGVTLDGNNHSLKGQGSGTGNPVGVEVSVDSGTIGGVTVRNLVASGFDSGITLQNCSNCTVTNNTFSGNGYGMQFYRTTNSQISGNSANDNNIYSFPITGIYLSESTGNEITGNYAAGNGNNIELVNFSDGNVVSGNFFTLSLDPTGSPGGGNGVSISQSSSNTLINNVINYNGTGLAVSSGSNGNIVKWNDIRNNFIYGLTIDSSDNNEIYNNNFIDNATQATCSGTGNIFNRIAPTGGNYWSNWTTPDTDHNGFVDSPFTLSGGSDSLPWAAQYAWLDTTAPVTSENAPAGWSSSDVTVNLSCVDNISGTGCAATFFTVDSGSVQTGTNAAVSGEGVHTLSYYSVDLAGNAEAAKTAQVRIDMTGTSITGIVPSGVSSSITAYVEADYADTLSGATSPISATMDVVTPLANCVTTSASHLRCDAPASIADGLHTFFINMDDNAGNTGSGSVSWRLDTTKPQISNMLPLAGSITSDTLAEVRYDYSDSGSGMSWPDNVYILIDWQSSKTLEAQGMGVNTITATSFIFVPSASGAFDDGVHNVSVYACDQAGNCVDGVSAPPPDPLAHWTFTVDTTGPAISNVQPGSGFVTITGPTIEADLADGGAGVNPNATAVALDGQPLAGCSRTAAHVSCPTSGLAQGNHGIEIISYDLSGNANVFTGAFFVDSVSPGIANLQPAGTIATSSTIISATLSDPAAGSGIDTSSTTVSLDGQALTGCTVSATDFSCPVSGLAEGAHTIGVSISDSAGNTVTAGGDFIVSLPAVSRDYYWARYDGANSSDYMILGNPPGTGFNLKFDLFIGGEQKDISGSAQDSSFTGEASPGQSLTPSFPGLAAGGPVRAVSTTGDKAIASQRILWKGRYFEEVPGTEAGQLSSHYLWTWYDEFSPGFDQDEVIVVNPTSDHVRVDISFNDVSGGTPVPVIDSRVLDPAGSAGDSWSFSYEGKMGGPVEVKAYRDAQGGPPTSWENLADRSDIIATQRVIKDQGLPTEHLSEVRGTPADQLSSRYYWTWYDWNSPGAQNYVLAYNPGPDTVKVHVSFTDESSGQPVPVAIEKVLAPGDAPWTPFFPGMKGGPVEVRAESTTVDADGIGGMDPRNIIASQRSVWTSFFEEVPGIPQDQLSSRYLWTWYDWKSIGSQNWVMVANPNNEPVDVSVSFINLEDGAQIGGAPSQLSAAGTAGSIAIMRYDGRMGGPLEVKANISGGSWSNQAQRRGVIASQRVLWNGQFNETLGTVID; encoded by the coding sequence ATGCCTCACCGGCGGCAACATCTCGCCATCCATCTCGCCTTTATTTCATTTGTGGCGCTGTGGCTGGTCTGCATGTTCGCTGCGCCTGCCCAGGCCGCTAACAATCCGCTTTACGTCATCTCTGACGTTGCCGGCGGCGACTGCTCCTTCATCGGTTCCTGGAATTTCACCACAAAGACCTGCACCGTGACTCAGGAGATCACGGTCGACACCGGTTATGATGCCGGAATCGTGATCGCCAGCCCTGGCGTTACCCTGGATGGAAACAACCACTCGCTCAAGGGTCAGGGCTCCGGTACCGGCAATCCCGTCGGCGTCGAAGTGAGCGTTGATTCCGGCACCATCGGAGGGGTCACTGTCAGGAACCTGGTGGCATCGGGATTCGATTCAGGCATCACTCTGCAGAACTGCTCGAACTGCACGGTCACGAACAACACTTTTTCCGGGAACGGCTACGGGATGCAGTTCTACAGGACGACGAACAGCCAGATAAGCGGCAATTCCGCCAACGACAATAATATCTATTCTTTTCCCATCACCGGAATCTATCTCAGCGAATCCACTGGCAACGAGATAACCGGTAACTACGCCGCCGGAAATGGCAATAATATCGAACTTGTCAACTTCAGCGACGGCAACGTGGTCTCCGGTAACTTCTTCACTTTATCGCTCGATCCAACAGGCTCTCCCGGAGGCGGCAACGGCGTCAGCATCTCACAGTCGAGTTCCAACACCCTTATCAATAATGTCATCAATTACAACGGTACCGGCCTGGCTGTCTCATCAGGAAGCAACGGCAATATCGTCAAGTGGAATGACATCCGCAACAACTTCATATACGGACTGACCATCGACAGCAGCGACAACAATGAGATCTATAACAACAATTTCATCGACAACGCGACCCAGGCCACTTGTTCCGGAACCGGTAACATCTTCAACAGGATAGCCCCCACCGGTGGTAACTACTGGAGCAACTGGACGACGCCCGACACAGATCACAACGGATTCGTCGACAGCCCCTTCACGCTCAGCGGCGGCAGTGATTCCCTGCCCTGGGCGGCCCAGTATGCCTGGCTCGATACGACTGCTCCGGTGACATCGGAAAACGCTCCCGCTGGCTGGAGCAGCTCCGACGTGACGGTCAATCTTTCATGCGTGGATAATATTAGCGGCACCGGCTGCGCGGCGACTTTCTTCACAGTCGACAGCGGGAGCGTCCAGACGGGAACCAATGCTGCCGTCAGCGGCGAAGGCGTCCACACGCTCTCATATTATTCCGTCGATCTCGCCGGGAACGCGGAAGCTGCCAAGACCGCTCAGGTGAGGATCGACATGACCGGCACCTCGATCACCGGTATAGTGCCCTCAGGCGTCTCCAGCTCCATAACCGCGTATGTGGAGGCTGACTACGCCGACACGCTATCGGGAGCCACATCGCCGATCTCGGCAACCATGGACGTGGTCACGCCCCTCGCAAATTGTGTCACGACCTCCGCCTCTCACCTGCGCTGCGATGCGCCTGCTTCGATCGCCGACGGCCTGCACACCTTCTTCATCAACATGGACGACAACGCCGGCAATACCGGCAGCGGCAGCGTCTCCTGGCGTCTGGATACGACAAAACCCCAGATCAGCAACATGCTCCCTCTGGCAGGATCGATCACCAGCGATACTCTCGCCGAAGTCAGATACGATTACAGCGATAGCGGTTCAGGCATGAGCTGGCCCGACAACGTCTACATCCTGATCGACTGGCAGAGCAGCAAGACGCTGGAAGCGCAGGGCATGGGTGTAAACACAATCACCGCGACCAGCTTCATCTTTGTGCCCAGCGCCAGTGGAGCGTTCGACGATGGCGTCCATAATGTCAGCGTCTACGCCTGTGACCAGGCGGGCAACTGTGTCGATGGCGTCAGCGCTCCACCTCCAGATCCCCTCGCCCACTGGACTTTCACAGTGGATACGACGGGACCGGCGATCAGCAATGTACAGCCCGGTAGTGGCTTCGTAACGATCACAGGACCCACAATCGAAGCCGACCTTGCAGATGGCGGCGCGGGAGTGAATCCTAACGCGACTGCGGTGGCTCTCGATGGACAGCCGCTGGCAGGCTGCTCCAGGACCGCGGCCCATGTCTCCTGCCCGACCTCAGGGCTTGCCCAGGGCAACCACGGCATCGAGATCATCTCCTATGACCTCAGCGGTAACGCGAACGTTTTCACGGGAGCCTTTTTCGTCGACAGTGTTTCTCCGGGAATCGCCAACCTGCAGCCGGCAGGAACGATCGCGACTTCCAGTACAATTATCTCGGCCACGCTATCTGATCCTGCCGCCGGCTCCGGTATCGATACGTCCAGCACTACGGTCAGCCTCGACGGCCAGGCGCTGACGGGATGCACGGTATCCGCTACTGATTTCTCCTGCCCGGTCTCCGGGCTTGCTGAAGGCGCTCACACCATCGGCGTAAGTATCAGCGACAGCGCGGGCAATACAGTGACGGCGGGCGGAGATTTTATCGTCAGCCTGCCGGCAGTATCGCGCGATTATTACTGGGCCCGTTATGACGGCGCCAACAGCAGCGATTACATGATCCTGGGCAATCCTCCGGGGACCGGTTTTAATCTCAAGTTCGATCTTTTCATAGGAGGCGAGCAGAAGGACATATCAGGCTCGGCGCAGGATAGTTCTTTCACAGGTGAAGCTTCGCCCGGCCAGTCACTCACACCGTCGTTTCCCGGCCTGGCAGCCGGCGGACCCGTCAGAGCCGTCTCTACAACAGGTGACAAGGCAATCGCCTCCCAGCGGATCCTCTGGAAGGGCAGATATTTCGAGGAAGTCCCTGGCACCGAGGCCGGACAGCTTTCCAGCCATTATCTCTGGACCTGGTACGACGAGTTCAGCCCCGGTTTTGACCAGGACGAGGTCATCGTGGTGAATCCCACTTCTGATCATGTGAGAGTGGATATATCGTTCAACGATGTTTCCGGCGGCACTCCTGTTCCAGTCATCGATTCCAGGGTCCTTGATCCGGCTGGCAGCGCCGGCGACAGCTGGAGCTTCAGCTATGAAGGCAAGATGGGTGGCCCGGTGGAAGTGAAAGCCTACAGGGACGCGCAGGGTGGCCCGCCCACGAGCTGGGAAAACCTCGCAGACCGCAGTGATATCATCGCGACCCAGCGTGTGATCAAGGACCAGGGACTGCCGACTGAGCATCTGAGCGAGGTCCGGGGCACGCCCGCGGACCAGCTGTCGAGCCGCTACTACTGGACCTGGTACGACTGGAACAGTCCCGGCGCCCAGAACTATGTGCTGGCGTACAACCCGGGGCCGGACACCGTGAAGGTGCATGTCTCGTTCACTGACGAGAGCTCCGGCCAGCCGGTGCCTGTCGCCATAGAGAAAGTCCTGGCTCCCGGAGATGCGCCCTGGACACCGTTCTTCCCGGGAATGAAAGGTGGCCCTGTCGAAGTGAGGGCTGAGAGCACGACGGTCGATGCCGACGGCATCGGCGGCATGGACCCGCGCAATATAATCGCATCCCAGCGCTCGGTCTGGACCAGCTTCTTCGAGGAGGTTCCTGGTATACCGCAAGACCAGCTCTCAAGCCGTTATCTCTGGACCTGGTATGACTGGAAGAGCATAGGCTCACAGAACTGGGTGATGGTAGCCAATCCCAATAATGAACCTGTCGATGTGTCTGTATCGTTCATCAACCTGGAAGATGGCGCCCAGATCGGCGGCGCGCCATCGCAGCTGTCTGCTGCAGGTACGGCCGGTTCCATTGCAATCATGCGCTACGACGGCAGGATGGGCGGTCCTCTAGAGGTAAAGGCGAACATTAGTGGCGGGAGCTGGTCCAACCAGGCTCAGCGCCGCGGCGTCATCGCTTCGCAGCGGGTGCTCTGGAACGGCCAGTTCAACGAGACCCTTGGGACAGTCATCGACTGA